From one Actinopolyspora saharensis genomic stretch:
- the pyrH gene encoding UMP kinase codes for MTDGVSVGQAGESGYRRVLLKLGGEMFGGGSVGVDPDVVGTIARQLAEVVANGVEVAVVIGGGNFFRGAELQQRGMERARGDYMAMLGTTMNCLALQDFLEREHGIDTRVMTSISMGQVAEPYIPRRASRHLEKGRVVIFGAGTGMPYFSTDTAAAQRALEIGAEVVLMAKGVDGVYSADPRTTPSAELFESITHREVLERGLKVADATAFSLCMDNHMRILVFNLLEEGNIARAASGAKIGTLVSTPG; via the coding sequence GTGACTGACGGCGTATCCGTTGGGCAGGCGGGTGAGAGCGGCTACCGGAGGGTATTGCTCAAGCTCGGTGGGGAGATGTTCGGCGGCGGCAGTGTGGGAGTCGATCCCGACGTCGTCGGTACGATCGCGCGTCAGCTCGCCGAGGTGGTCGCCAATGGAGTCGAGGTCGCGGTCGTCATCGGTGGCGGCAATTTCTTCCGCGGTGCGGAATTGCAGCAGCGCGGCATGGAGCGGGCGCGCGGCGACTACATGGCGATGCTGGGCACCACGATGAACTGCCTGGCGTTGCAGGACTTCCTGGAGCGCGAGCACGGGATCGACACTCGTGTGATGACCTCCATCAGCATGGGGCAGGTCGCCGAGCCGTACATCCCGCGGCGTGCCAGTCGGCACCTGGAGAAGGGGCGGGTCGTGATCTTCGGTGCGGGTACGGGGATGCCGTACTTCTCCACCGACACGGCGGCCGCCCAGCGTGCACTGGAGATCGGCGCGGAAGTCGTGCTGATGGCCAAGGGCGTGGACGGCGTCTACTCCGCGGACCCGAGGACAACGCCCTCCGCGGAACTGTTCGAGAGCATCACGCACCGTGAGGTTCTGGAACGCGGTCTCAAAGTGGCCGATGCGACGGCGTTCAGCCTGTGCATGGACAATCACATGCGCATTCTGGTCTTCAATCTTCTCGAGGAAGGCAACATCGCGCGCGCTGCCAGCGGTGCGAAAATCGGGACGCTGGTCAGCACCC
- the tsf gene encoding translation elongation factor Ts yields MANYSAADVKRLREITGSGMMDCKKALEETEGDFDKAIENLRIKGAKDVGKRAERSTAEGLVAGGDGVLLELNSETDFVAKNEEFVELADKIVAAVKDVNSTDVETVKETPLGDTTVGNAIHDLAAKIGEKLELRRVSIFEGQVATYLHRRAAGLPPAVGVQVEYTGSDEEAARGAAMQIAALKPQYLSKDDVPEDVVANERRIAEETARSEGKPEQAMPKIIEGRLNGFYKDNVLLEQPSVQDNKRTVRDLLDEAGVSITRFTRFEVGQS; encoded by the coding sequence ATGGCGAATTACAGTGCGGCCGACGTGAAGCGCCTTCGCGAAATCACCGGCTCCGGCATGATGGATTGCAAGAAGGCGCTCGAGGAGACCGAGGGCGACTTCGACAAGGCGATCGAGAACCTGCGCATCAAGGGCGCCAAGGACGTGGGCAAGCGTGCCGAGCGTTCCACGGCGGAAGGTCTGGTCGCAGGCGGCGACGGAGTGCTGCTCGAGCTGAACAGCGAGACCGACTTCGTGGCCAAGAACGAGGAGTTCGTCGAGCTCGCGGACAAGATCGTTGCCGCGGTCAAGGACGTCAACTCCACCGATGTGGAGACCGTGAAGGAGACCCCGCTCGGGGACACCACGGTCGGCAACGCGATCCACGACCTCGCCGCGAAGATCGGTGAGAAGCTGGAACTGCGCAGGGTCAGCATCTTCGAGGGGCAGGTCGCGACCTACCTGCACCGGCGTGCCGCGGGGCTCCCGCCCGCCGTGGGGGTGCAAGTCGAGTACACCGGCTCGGACGAGGAAGCCGCCCGCGGTGCCGCGATGCAGATCGCGGCCCTGAAGCCGCAGTACCTGTCCAAGGACGACGTGCCCGAGGACGTCGTCGCCAACGAGCGCAGGATCGCCGAGGAGACCGCCCGTTCCGAGGGCAAGCCGGAGCAGGCCATGCCCAAGATCATCGAGGGGCGGCTCAACGGCTTCTACAAGGACAACGTGCTGCTCGAGCAGCCCTCGGTCCAGGACAACAAGAGGACTGTCCGGGATCTGCTCGACGAGGCCGGCGTCAGCATCACCCGTTTCACGAGGTTCGAGGTCGGCCAGTCCTGA
- the rpsB gene encoding 30S ribosomal protein S2 — translation MAVVTMKQLLDSGVHFGHQTRRWNPKMKRYIFTERNGIYIIDLQKTLSYIDGAYDFVKQTVAHGGTVLFVGTKKQAQEAIAEQAQRVGMPFVNQRWLGGMLTNFQTVHRRLQRLKELETMEQTGGFEGRTKKEILMLTREKEKLERTLGGIRDMSKVPSAIWIVDTKKEHIAVGEAKKLGIPIVAILDTNCDPDEVDYPIPGNDDAIRSAAMLTRVVADGVAEGLMARSGRGDSAEAGEGKQESSEEPLAEWEKELLTGSGESEAATNSEATEQPAQS, via the coding sequence ATGGCCGTCGTCACCATGAAGCAGCTGCTCGACAGTGGCGTGCATTTCGGGCACCAGACCCGCCGCTGGAACCCGAAGATGAAGCGCTACATCTTCACCGAGCGCAACGGCATCTACATCATCGACCTGCAGAAGACCCTGTCCTACATCGACGGGGCCTACGACTTCGTCAAGCAGACTGTCGCCCACGGCGGAACCGTTCTCTTCGTGGGGACGAAGAAGCAGGCGCAGGAAGCCATCGCCGAGCAGGCGCAGCGGGTCGGCATGCCGTTCGTCAACCAGCGTTGGCTGGGTGGCATGCTCACCAACTTCCAGACCGTGCACCGCAGGCTGCAGCGTCTCAAGGAGCTGGAGACGATGGAGCAGACCGGCGGTTTCGAGGGTCGCACCAAGAAGGAGATCTTGATGCTGACCCGCGAGAAGGAGAAGCTGGAGCGGACCCTGGGCGGTATCCGCGACATGTCCAAGGTCCCGAGCGCGATCTGGATCGTGGACACCAAGAAGGAACACATCGCGGTCGGCGAGGCCAAGAAGCTGGGCATCCCGATCGTGGCTATCCTCGACACCAACTGTGACCCGGACGAGGTGGACTACCCCATCCCCGGTAACGACGACGCGATCCGGTCCGCGGCCATGCTGACCAGGGTCGTCGCCGACGGTGTCGCGGAGGGCCTGATGGCCCGCAGCGGACGCGGGGACAGCGCCGAGGCCGGCGAGGGCAAGCAGGAGAGCTCCGAGGAGCCGCTCGCCGAGTGGGAGAAGGAGCTGCTGACCGGTTCCGGTGAGTCGGAAGCGGCGACGAACTCCGAGGCGACTGAGCAACCCGCGCAGTCGTGA
- a CDS encoding M23 family metallopeptidase translates to MRTRVLVLTVLSTVFCGLVVGEFLGRAHSGHVPESPGARATAPPWLVLSPPLGTRTEVTTPFHVPNSPYEAGHRGVDLLGREGQPVRAAAAGTVVHAGVVVDRPVVSVEHDNGLRTTYEPVSPQVVEGQAVRRGQLIGTLVAGHPDCARTPPHACLHWGLRNGAKYLDPLERLESPAGGTRLLPW, encoded by the coding sequence ATGCGTACTCGCGTGCTCGTGCTCACGGTCCTTTCGACGGTGTTCTGCGGCCTCGTGGTCGGCGAGTTCCTCGGGCGGGCCCACTCCGGACACGTCCCCGAATCCCCCGGCGCGAGAGCCACGGCCCCGCCATGGCTCGTGCTGTCTCCCCCACTGGGGACGCGCACCGAGGTGACCACCCCCTTCCACGTGCCGAACTCCCCCTACGAAGCCGGGCACAGAGGAGTCGACCTCCTCGGACGCGAGGGGCAACCCGTCCGCGCCGCGGCAGCAGGCACCGTCGTCCACGCCGGAGTCGTGGTGGACCGTCCCGTGGTCTCCGTCGAACACGACAACGGACTGCGCACGACTTACGAGCCGGTCAGCCCTCAGGTGGTCGAGGGCCAAGCGGTACGGCGCGGCCAGCTCATCGGAACCCTCGTGGCCGGGCATCCCGACTGCGCACGCACCCCGCCGCACGCCTGCCTGCACTGGGGACTGCGCAACGGTGCGAAGTACCTCGATCCGCTGGAGCGGCTCGAATCGCCCGCGGGAGGGACACGTCTGCTGCCTTGGTGA
- the whiG gene encoding RNA polymerase sigma factor WhiG — MFRGARWQQNETSSEHCPERDGEDVEAGITALWHAFGQNRDQELRDRLVLHYAPLVKYVAGRVGTGLPAHVEVSDLIQSGVFGLVDAIEKFEPERGLKFETYAMQRIRGAILDDLRAQDWVPRSVRSRARDVERALERLEAKLQRTATDAELAEELSLSTEELRELFAQLQMTSVVALDDLIGVGRGTASLAETLPDDRAEDPVNTLVNRDSRRQLAEAVERLSDRDRIVVTLYYFENLTLAEIGKVLGVTESRVCQLHTRAVLRLRGKLTEANH; from the coding sequence ATGTTTCGGGGCGCACGCTGGCAGCAGAACGAGACCTCTTCGGAGCACTGTCCGGAGCGCGATGGTGAGGACGTCGAAGCCGGTATAACCGCTCTGTGGCACGCCTTCGGCCAGAACCGCGATCAGGAGCTTCGTGATCGGCTGGTACTGCACTACGCACCCCTGGTGAAGTACGTGGCCGGACGCGTCGGAACGGGGCTGCCCGCCCACGTGGAGGTCTCCGACCTGATCCAGTCCGGAGTGTTCGGTCTCGTCGACGCGATCGAGAAGTTCGAACCGGAGCGCGGTCTGAAGTTCGAGACCTACGCGATGCAGCGTATCCGCGGAGCGATACTCGACGATCTCCGCGCCCAGGACTGGGTCCCGCGCTCGGTGCGTAGCCGAGCCAGGGACGTCGAACGCGCGCTGGAGCGGTTGGAAGCCAAGTTGCAGCGCACCGCCACCGACGCAGAACTGGCGGAGGAGCTGTCGCTGAGCACCGAGGAGCTGCGGGAGCTCTTCGCGCAGTTGCAGATGACCAGCGTCGTCGCGTTGGACGACCTCATCGGAGTGGGGCGCGGCACTGCCTCCCTGGCGGAGACATTGCCGGACGATCGGGCCGAGGACCCGGTCAACACGCTCGTGAACAGGGACAGCAGGCGGCAGTTGGCCGAGGCGGTGGAACGTCTCAGCGACCGGGATCGCATCGTCGTGACGCTTTACTACTTCGAGAACCTGACGCTGGCGGAGATCGGCAAAGTGCTCGGCGTGACGGAGTCCCGCGTGTGTCAGCTGCACACCCGGGCCGTGCTGCGCCTGCGCGGCAAGCTCACCGAAGCGAACCACTGA
- a CDS encoding tyrosine recombinase XerC — protein sequence MNQKRSDHAQRPDLLAARERLPERLATELDRFERHLCWERGMSDHTVRAYVADVVSLLEQLVGDDEVEHGIEEIDIALLRAWLAAEHERGTSRSTLARRAASARAFTSWAHARGYLSGDPGPRLRIPRKQRQLPSVLRRDQAESVLRSSEAGSEQEDPVALRDHAVLELLYATGVRVSELCRLDRGDVDHESLVLRVVGKGDRQRAVPFGTPADRALRRWLDSGRSRLERSASGDALFLGARGGRLNPRSARRIVYESVGTVQDAARIGPHGLRHSAATHLLEGGADLRSVQELLGHATLSTTQLYTHVTVERLKAIHERTHPRS from the coding sequence ATGAATCAGAAACGATCGGATCACGCGCAGCGACCGGATCTGCTCGCGGCGCGTGAGCGACTCCCGGAGCGGCTCGCGACGGAGCTCGACCGGTTCGAACGGCACCTCTGCTGGGAACGCGGCATGTCCGATCACACAGTGCGTGCTTATGTCGCCGATGTCGTGTCCCTGCTCGAGCAGCTCGTCGGCGACGACGAGGTGGAACACGGCATTGAGGAGATCGACATCGCGCTGCTGCGCGCTTGGTTGGCCGCCGAGCACGAGCGCGGGACCAGCAGGTCCACGCTCGCCCGCAGGGCGGCCTCGGCGCGGGCCTTCACCAGCTGGGCACACGCCAGGGGGTACTTGTCCGGTGATCCCGGTCCGCGGCTCCGGATCCCGCGGAAGCAGCGCCAACTGCCTTCCGTGCTGCGCAGAGATCAAGCCGAATCCGTACTGCGCTCCTCCGAAGCGGGCAGCGAGCAGGAGGATCCGGTCGCCCTGCGCGATCACGCAGTGCTCGAGCTGCTCTACGCCACGGGAGTACGGGTGTCGGAGCTGTGCAGGCTCGATCGCGGGGACGTCGACCACGAGAGCCTCGTGCTGCGAGTGGTGGGCAAGGGGGACAGGCAGCGCGCAGTGCCTTTCGGCACACCCGCGGACCGCGCGTTGCGTCGCTGGCTGGACAGTGGGCGTTCGAGGCTGGAGCGTTCCGCTTCGGGGGACGCCCTGTTCCTCGGCGCGCGAGGAGGGAGGTTGAACCCACGCAGCGCCCGGCGGATCGTGTACGAGTCCGTCGGCACCGTGCAGGACGCGGCGAGGATCGGTCCGCACGGATTACGGCATTCAGCCGCTACACACCTTCTGGAAGGTGGAGCCGATCTGCGTAGCGTCCAGGAGTTGCTCGGTCACGCTACGCTTTCAACGACGCAGCTCTACACTCACGTGACCGTCGAACGGTTGAAGGCGATCCATGAGCGAACCCACCCCCGTTCCTGA
- the dprA gene encoding DNA-processing protein DprA, which produces MTHSSGPDEKVLLARAYLSAVVEPPAPAVIRLIEEHGAVAAADLVAEGEFPRDVAEEVEARRSHVSGARLLEHAQRCGVRLLGPEHDAWPGRHMAALARATDLGMEKLVAPVALWCRGTATEIFAEPSVALVGTRAATGYGENVAAELGYGLGTAGVGVLSGAAYGIDGAAHRGALAGGGSTVAVLACGPDRDYPAGHARLLGEIAERGLVLSEYAPGTPPRKHRFLVRNRLIAALAEGTVVVEAGLRSGAANTAATTDSLGNPVMAIPGPVSSANSAGCHELIRSNGGILVTGVNEVLEVVLGVGKAPEAGGGTPQRSTDGIDGNAKRVCDSLHFGRARHVEQLVLETGLPERTVLSCLTELEMSGLAVFGDEGWARCKQ; this is translated from the coding sequence ATGACCCATTCGTCCGGTCCTGACGAGAAGGTGCTGCTCGCCAGGGCGTACCTGTCCGCTGTGGTGGAACCGCCCGCCCCCGCAGTGATCCGGTTGATCGAGGAGCACGGTGCGGTAGCGGCTGCCGATCTCGTGGCCGAAGGCGAATTCCCCCGGGACGTGGCCGAGGAAGTGGAGGCACGACGCAGCCACGTCTCGGGTGCGCGGCTGCTCGAACACGCGCAACGCTGCGGGGTCCGGCTGCTCGGACCGGAGCACGACGCATGGCCGGGCCGACACATGGCAGCGTTGGCCAGGGCGACGGACCTGGGGATGGAAAAGCTCGTGGCACCGGTGGCGCTGTGGTGTCGCGGTACGGCCACCGAGATCTTCGCGGAGCCCTCAGTCGCGCTCGTGGGGACCCGTGCGGCCACGGGCTACGGGGAGAACGTGGCCGCGGAACTCGGCTACGGACTCGGGACCGCCGGAGTTGGTGTGCTCTCCGGCGCGGCCTACGGAATCGACGGTGCGGCTCACCGGGGGGCGCTGGCAGGGGGCGGGTCCACGGTGGCCGTGCTCGCGTGCGGACCGGACAGGGACTACCCGGCGGGCCACGCCCGACTGCTCGGCGAGATCGCCGAGCGAGGTCTGGTCCTCAGCGAGTACGCGCCGGGGACGCCTCCGCGCAAGCACCGCTTTCTGGTTCGCAACCGTTTGATCGCGGCCCTGGCCGAGGGCACCGTGGTCGTCGAGGCGGGGCTGCGAAGCGGTGCGGCCAACACGGCAGCGACCACGGACAGCCTGGGGAATCCGGTCATGGCGATTCCGGGGCCGGTGAGCTCGGCGAACTCGGCGGGCTGTCACGAGCTGATCCGCTCGAACGGCGGGATCCTGGTGACCGGTGTCAACGAGGTGTTGGAAGTCGTTCTCGGAGTGGGGAAGGCTCCCGAGGCGGGTGGTGGGACACCGCAGCGGTCCACGGACGGTATCGACGGGAACGCCAAGCGCGTGTGCGACTCGCTTCACTTCGGTCGAGCCCGTCACGTGGAACAGCTCGTTCTCGAGACGGGACTGCCCGAGCGGACGGTGCTCAGCTGCCTGACGGAACTCGAAATGTCCGGTTTGGCCGTGTTCGGGGACGAGGGATGGGCACGATGCAAGCAGTGA
- a CDS encoding YifB family Mg chelatase-like AAA ATPase — MGLRTTRAVALFGVDGVLVEIEADVRSGGIPSVQLLGLPDAALQESKNRVRAAIRNSGEDWPQSNITLALSPAALPKTGTSFDTALAMAVLTASERVPYHRIEGTVFFGELALDGRIRSVPGLLPGLLAAVEGGAERAVVPASGLAEARLVEGIEVLGAEHLGEVVSWARGQGELLGCPSGGTETEHAAGEELDLADVKGQPDARRALEIAAAGGHHLLMIGPPGTGKTMLARRLCGLLPELSAEESLETTAVHSVAGVLSENTSLVRRAPFVAPHHSVSVAGLIGGGSGLAVPGAVSRAHRGVLLIDEACEFGAQRLESLRTALEEGEVRLSRKDGTLRYPARFQLVLATNPCPCAPARESDCHCTPHARRRYLGKLSGPLLDRTDLRVRMRPLTTVDLHVDQERESSEEVRARVLRAREAAAARWREHGWRSNSEVPGPVLRREFALPRKVTALLDRGLDTGALTARGADRCLRVAWTLSDLDGSERPDADHVATALQFRERTVV; from the coding sequence GTGGGGTTGCGGACCACACGTGCGGTGGCCCTGTTCGGGGTGGACGGGGTGCTGGTGGAGATCGAGGCCGACGTTCGTTCCGGCGGGATCCCGAGCGTTCAGTTGCTGGGATTGCCGGACGCCGCGCTGCAGGAGTCGAAGAACCGGGTACGTGCCGCCATCAGGAACAGCGGGGAGGACTGGCCGCAGTCCAACATCACCTTGGCGCTCTCTCCGGCTGCCCTACCCAAGACGGGGACGTCCTTCGACACGGCGTTGGCCATGGCGGTGCTGACTGCTTCCGAGCGGGTTCCGTACCACCGGATCGAGGGCACGGTCTTCTTCGGGGAACTGGCGCTGGACGGGCGCATTCGCTCGGTCCCCGGCCTGCTTCCCGGGCTGTTGGCGGCCGTCGAGGGTGGAGCCGAGCGTGCCGTCGTGCCCGCGAGCGGGTTGGCCGAGGCACGTTTGGTTGAGGGGATCGAAGTGCTGGGGGCCGAGCATCTCGGTGAAGTGGTTTCCTGGGCCCGCGGGCAGGGGGAGCTGCTCGGATGCCCGAGTGGGGGAACCGAAACCGAGCACGCGGCCGGGGAGGAGCTCGACCTGGCCGACGTCAAGGGACAACCGGACGCCCGGCGAGCTCTCGAGATCGCCGCTGCCGGTGGGCACCACCTTCTGATGATCGGTCCACCGGGGACGGGCAAAACCATGCTGGCGCGTCGCCTGTGCGGTCTGTTGCCCGAGCTCTCGGCGGAGGAATCCCTGGAAACCACGGCGGTTCACTCCGTGGCCGGCGTGCTGTCCGAGAACACCTCACTCGTGCGCAGGGCTCCGTTCGTGGCTCCGCACCATTCGGTCTCGGTAGCGGGACTGATCGGCGGTGGTTCGGGCCTTGCCGTCCCGGGCGCGGTCAGCCGTGCTCACCGCGGGGTGCTGCTCATCGACGAGGCCTGCGAGTTCGGGGCGCAGCGGCTGGAGTCGCTGCGCACAGCTCTGGAGGAGGGTGAGGTGCGACTTTCCCGGAAGGACGGGACGCTGCGATACCCGGCGCGCTTCCAACTGGTCCTGGCCACGAACCCCTGTCCGTGCGCTCCCGCACGGGAGTCCGACTGCCACTGCACACCGCACGCGCGCAGGCGCTATCTCGGCAAGTTGTCGGGCCCGCTGCTCGATCGCACTGATCTGCGCGTCCGGATGCGTCCGCTGACGACGGTGGATCTGCACGTCGACCAGGAGCGGGAGTCCTCCGAAGAGGTTCGTGCTCGTGTGCTCCGGGCGCGGGAGGCCGCCGCCGCGCGCTGGCGGGAGCACGGCTGGCGGTCGAACTCCGAAGTGCCCGGGCCGGTGCTGCGGCGTGAGTTCGCTCTCCCGCGCAAGGTGACCGCCCTGCTGGACCGCGGGTTGGACACCGGAGCGCTGACCGCACGGGGAGCGGATCGCTGCCTGCGGGTGGCCTGGACGCTGAGCGATTTGGACGGTTCCGAGCGTCCTGACGCCGATCATGTGGCCACGGCTCTGCAGTTCAGGGAAAGGACGGTGGTATGA
- a CDS encoding YraN family protein: MTSNPITGALSDDDTHGRRHALGRAGERLAAEYLRQRGLVVLERNWTCPQGELDIVCTDGESVVICEVKTRSGVDYGSPVEAVGQHKARKLRELATAWLRARDVHNCPVRFDVLSVLWPPGEPVRIEHYQEVC, from the coding sequence ATGACGTCGAATCCGATTACGGGCGCCCTGTCCGACGACGACACGCACGGTCGTAGGCACGCGCTCGGCAGAGCGGGGGAACGGTTGGCTGCCGAGTACCTGCGGCAGCGGGGACTGGTGGTGCTCGAACGCAACTGGACCTGTCCGCAGGGAGAGCTGGACATCGTCTGCACCGACGGGGAGAGCGTGGTGATCTGCGAGGTCAAAACGCGTTCGGGCGTCGATTACGGTTCACCGGTCGAGGCGGTCGGCCAGCACAAGGCGCGCAAGTTGCGGGAACTGGCCACTGCCTGGTTGCGAGCACGTGACGTGCACAACTGTCCGGTTCGCTTCGACGTGCTCTCCGTGCTGTGGCCCCCGGGGGAACCGGTCCGCATCGAGCATTACCAGGAGGTGTGCTGA
- a CDS encoding DUF2469 domain-containing protein has protein sequence MSAEDLEKYETEMELQLYKEYRDIVGQFTYVVETERRFYLANGVDVQVRNSDTEVYFEVAMSDAWVWDMYRPARFVKNVRVITFKDVNVEELDKPELRLPDSGPPFN, from the coding sequence ATGAGCGCCGAGGATCTCGAGAAGTACGAGACCGAGATGGAGCTGCAGCTCTACAAGGAGTATCGCGACATCGTCGGCCAGTTCACCTACGTGGTGGAGACCGAGCGGCGTTTCTACCTGGCCAACGGGGTGGACGTGCAGGTGCGCAACTCGGACACCGAGGTCTACTTCGAAGTGGCGATGTCGGATGCCTGGGTCTGGGACATGTACCGCCCGGCCCGGTTCGTCAAGAACGTGCGGGTGATCACGTTCAAGGACGTCAACGTGGAGGAACTCGACAAGCCCGAGCTGCGCCTGCCGGACAGCGGTCCTCCGTTCAACTGA
- a CDS encoding ribonuclease HII, whose translation MGSADLELPRTVVRRDSGSWALQNALERRGLGPVAGVDEAGRGACAGPMVVAACALRRADMRRFDGLTDSKLLTERSREWWFGRIRELAVGYCVVSVESGEIDALGVHAANLEGMRRAVAGLRTHPGYVLTDGFGAGGLAAPSVAVRKGDRAVACVAAASVLAKVSRDRMMTELHARFPVYGFSGHKGYSTQAHQNALHTYGPSVHHRWSYSNVVRSASVHGMRSPRRSSGNPGLFDAFDQGVMDNGGTDVGYP comes from the coding sequence GTGGGAAGCGCCGATCTGGAACTGCCGCGCACCGTGGTCCGGAGGGACTCCGGTAGTTGGGCGCTGCAGAACGCTTTGGAGCGTCGGGGGCTCGGTCCGGTCGCCGGGGTTGACGAGGCGGGACGCGGTGCGTGTGCCGGCCCCATGGTGGTGGCCGCGTGTGCGCTGCGCCGGGCGGACATGAGGCGTTTCGACGGTCTGACCGACTCCAAACTGCTCACGGAGCGCAGCCGCGAGTGGTGGTTCGGCCGGATCAGGGAACTCGCGGTCGGTTACTGCGTGGTTTCGGTCGAATCCGGTGAGATCGACGCCCTGGGAGTGCACGCGGCGAACCTGGAGGGGATGCGGCGCGCGGTCGCCGGGCTCCGGACGCATCCGGGGTACGTGCTCACGGACGGGTTCGGGGCAGGAGGGCTGGCGGCACCGAGCGTGGCCGTTCGGAAGGGGGACCGAGCGGTCGCCTGTGTCGCGGCGGCCTCGGTGCTGGCGAAGGTGAGCAGGGACCGGATGATGACCGAGCTGCACGCTCGGTTCCCGGTCTACGGTTTCTCCGGGCACAAGGGCTACTCGACGCAGGCGCATCAGAACGCCCTGCACACGTACGGTCCGAGCGTGCACCACCGGTGGAGCTACTCGAACGTCGTCAGGTCGGCGAGTGTGCACGGTATGCGTTCACCCCGGCGGAGCAGTGGTAATCCCGGATTGTTCGATGCTTTTGATCAAGGTGTGATGGACAATGGAGGCACCGACGTTGGGTACCCGTAG
- the lepB gene encoding signal peptidase I — protein MADVMRSPGPDEDPAEEHPNEEAGAERGDQPRSGEHDSSKRAKKGKKGSFWWELFVLVGTALLLTVLLQMFVARVFVIPSESMMNTLQGCPGCTKDRILVDKITYRFSEPQPGDVVVFSGPTTWMEGQSGDAAAPSNPVAGFFLRAGSMLHLVDSGEKDFVKRVIATGGQTVECCDERNRVLVDGEPLEEPYIHWSGPSKKQEEFGPVRVPQDHLWVMGDNRNNSLDSRYQGGGGRAGAVPVDDVIGKAQFIVLPPTRWQGIDEENPQAMALGAESVRGEGDRLPGELGYLTVIPAFWAYRRTVSPVVRTDSREHH, from the coding sequence GTGGCCGATGTCATGCGTTCTCCAGGACCGGATGAAGATCCCGCAGAGGAGCACCCGAACGAGGAAGCAGGCGCCGAGCGTGGTGACCAGCCGCGTTCAGGGGAGCACGACTCCTCGAAACGGGCGAAAAAGGGAAAAAAGGGATCTTTCTGGTGGGAACTGTTCGTCCTGGTCGGCACGGCGTTGCTGCTGACCGTGCTTTTGCAGATGTTCGTGGCGCGAGTATTCGTCATTCCCTCCGAATCCATGATGAATACGCTGCAGGGATGCCCCGGCTGTACCAAGGACCGGATTCTCGTCGACAAGATCACCTACCGCTTCAGCGAGCCGCAGCCAGGGGACGTGGTCGTCTTCAGCGGGCCCACCACCTGGATGGAGGGGCAGAGCGGGGACGCCGCCGCCCCGTCCAATCCGGTGGCCGGCTTCTTCCTGCGCGCGGGGTCGATGCTGCACCTCGTCGATTCCGGTGAGAAGGATTTCGTCAAGCGGGTCATCGCTACCGGCGGCCAAACGGTCGAGTGTTGCGACGAACGCAACAGAGTCCTGGTCGACGGCGAACCCCTGGAGGAGCCCTACATTCATTGGAGCGGCCCCTCGAAGAAGCAGGAGGAGTTCGGGCCGGTGCGGGTTCCGCAGGATCACCTGTGGGTGATGGGCGACAACAGGAACAACTCCTTGGACTCCCGATACCAGGGTGGCGGAGGCCGCGCGGGCGCCGTGCCCGTCGACGACGTGATCGGCAAGGCGCAGTTCATCGTGCTGCCACCGACGAGGTGGCAGGGCATCGACGAGGAGAACCCGCAGGCGATGGCCCTGGGGGCGGAGTCGGTCCGTGGAGAGGGGGACCGCTTGCCCGGTGAGCTCGGTTACCTGACGGTTATCCCCGCGTTCTGGGCGTACAGGCGTACTGTTTCCCCGGTGGTCAGGACGGACTCGCGGGAGCATCACTGA
- the rplS gene encoding 50S ribosomal protein L19, translating into MNKLDALDAQSMRSDIPDFRPGDTLKVHVRVIEGSRERVQVFQGVVIRRQGGGIRETFTVRKVSFGVGVERTFPVHSPNIAKIEVATRGDVRRAKLYYLRNRVGKAARVKEKKPVKNA; encoded by the coding sequence ATGAACAAGCTGGACGCGCTGGACGCCCAGTCGATGCGTTCCGACATCCCAGACTTCCGGCCCGGCGACACGCTGAAGGTCCACGTCCGCGTCATCGAGGGTTCGCGCGAGCGTGTCCAGGTCTTCCAGGGCGTGGTTATCCGCCGGCAGGGCGGCGGCATCCGGGAGACCTTCACCGTGCGCAAGGTCTCCTTCGGTGTCGGCGTGGAGCGCACCTTCCCGGTACACAGCCCGAACATCGCCAAGATCGAGGTCGCCACCCGTGGCGACGTCCGGCGAGCCAAGCTGTACTACCTGCGTAACCGGGTTGGTAAGGCTGCGCGGGTCAAGGAGAAGAAGCCCGTCAAGAACGCCTGA